The Oreochromis niloticus isolate F11D_XX linkage group LG13, O_niloticus_UMD_NMBU, whole genome shotgun sequence genome has a window encoding:
- the mymx gene encoding spectrin beta chain, non-erythrocytic 1 isoform X5 — protein sequence MSESIVRKVQPFTIGTRLSAPAVPKCQDFTQSYLPGETLDNCVLQHNLNSLYLSGSQVCAHGPCLVSPIVKQVAPVKHNQDRMAAEDQLNQNVASASAVSRSIKKITISGNKDRPEDKMTAEPAITRCTSENNNNNNNISSTSEIHLPRIVGVSCENKPSSQFKVLLKKESSDEFQPMQGQTRPRVNREKSLQQISVPELQENEPQRKESHPRTPIEGSAAVTLPSDCFTQRNSLFSKEVLQAEAWIKGKLQDLKDGSNIQCCPLEDWEDASQMLQRDLKDFENTLIQLNQMGEQLICKLNPTSDLVKKQLSQLRDQWQTLKQMAANQMRALGGAKNLQEFNKKVDKLEAWIKEKYQVQSSSLHAEGYFCLASCLVAEEEEQCLVNVLGENVDKMQLTRRILDLKQDEQLHRNLHEEINNLALKLEKQGKTDSKNISSRRKHINKMWLKMQSHLKNYHENLHLALEVSSFYHQADNILFAINSMRKNMSVLKDVDSFGDREMREIASQIMMLDVSVSQLLNLHPTLAASITQKQSEVKDCWALLQKLFRSDKTTLSLSGSTFTREASDLLTLAQEPQCNMGMEANGIMGKEVKEEKNHLKGCASTADGGSGRRTQSCQSQEQQSVNHTSLPMRDSPVCTDDAIVRNQLKGESRKPRTEPKIATPSPGHPQLHIQLQRFTVSADKTLSWLKDNVSMATQVCSIASFEGLEAAKRCQQTVEQEILNNRARIEVVKKEGHGLVRAQHPGSTKIEEFLGQLEVLWEELRKRHQRNAVFLQASEELGFRVVKVLQALGSLEAWLESVELSMKESVLAGDPETMSMAERESRLLEKEVASRSLELSALRQEVDRLHSHSHPRTRGLPARMEEVEKKYHRVQSALTQQSSELQDTRMLTEFLERVELEESQDLSGSQYRLGQPLHSENSPPPTLLTLQNSGSGEPLIETMGDPVEELREAVEMLNDTVRERGRSQSHDQAIQELMSKHASLAVRVEECVCFSKDLSLDILEKETDMAIQCEPDRCGLEALQEEQDHLEIDYEIIREEVKELQDQASRLKDLCPERVHVLDAKIQATLQAWNELGKSVTENKSRLEEFAQLQDFFRSYLAMISWTEDTRSCIFSDTTLHFGKDGQTPLVAELDMQIEQKFEEFDELAATGKNLLDKEHHLTQMVRERMEELRSMLGWILVHWRAQKQQWLHKKSRQEPSQDNIYFEATMCPPSTENSAPEPEPFHSHQSPVVTPTEDTTKARNSQPLCLVPRHAEKHKEEPSEDGYEIMNSIGPQDDPPKANMLVLKEGSSPPVGGTVNLILSFGNTGDSQVQVLDLPAGTKEVVEETSEPVHRDPSVSLLSVHMGLDGISQQRKASQSQEDLKKPQEHVASGWHCFTSSGKPELQSMEGMLERKHKLQLGGKKAASRGWNSYHAVLYRHTLCFYQDRKETLRSSACGLPLNLMGAECLPFPEYTKKPNCFRLRLRDGSEYLFNASSRFMMKKWIMKIQASTGQTVCRSSILGVPFDEDLPSSLKPPFCFGCHDPDGCHCSSQHDVTQPFPRHNPPGTTQTKEIVVLTRELNHMPQSHFKRLDEHLISSSDAGCCDVDKGSLKQMMTHGLSGVFKDNASSSPHSPLCSGQDWLSSKRRSHSFTSSTYQKIKPMLRTPGGKGLETGSNYCVTLVVGDKSTDSASASTSSEPPLLALAGWEQDRYQDAALRSYVSLPRPRNKSVFKKFFGKRDL from the exons ATGTCTGAGAGCATTGTGAGGAAGGTGCAGCCCTTTACCATTGGGACAAGGCTGTCAGCTCCTGCTGTGCCAAAATGTCAGGATTTTACACAGAGTTATCTGCCCGGCGAGACTTTGGATAACTGTGTGCTGCAGCACAATCTGAACTCGCTCTACCTCAGTGGATCACAGGTGTGTGCACATGGCCCCTGTCTCGTCTCGCCGATTGTCAAGCAGGTAGCCCCCGTGAAACACAACCAAGACCGGATGGCAGCAGAGGACCAGCTGAACCAGAACGTTGCCTCTGCCTCTGCTGTCTCCAGATCAATAAAGAAGATCACAATCTCTGGGAACAAAGACAGGCCAGAGGACAAGATGACAGCAGAGCCTGCAATTACACGGTGCACATCTGagaacaacaataacaacaacaacatcagcagCACATCAGAAATACATCTGCCAAGGATAGTGGGTGTGAGCTGTGAGAATAAGCCCAGTTCTCAGTTTAAG GTTTTACTCAAAAAAGAGAGCAGTGATGAATTTCAGCCCATGCAGGGACAAACCAGACCGAGAGTGAACAGAGAGAAATCCCTACAACAG ATATCAGTACCTGAACTGCAGGAGAACGAGCCTCAGAGGAAAGAAAGCCATCCACGCACACCGATTGAAGGGTCGGCAGCTGTTACACTCCCAAGTGACTGCTTCACTCAGCGCAACTCACTCTTCAGCAAGGAAGTACTGCAG GCTGAGGCGTGGATCAAAGGCAAGCTACAGGACTTGAAGGATGGATCTAATATTCAGTGCTGCCCCCTGGAGGATTGGGAAGACGCCTCACAAATGCTTCAGAGAGATCTTAAAGACTTTGAGAACACCCTAATTCAACTCAACCAG ATGGGTGAGCAGCTGATCTGTAAACTGAATCCCACATCTGATTTGGTAAAGAAGCAGCTCAGTCAGCTCAGGGACCAGTGGCAGACTCTCAAACAGATGGCTGCAAATCAGATGAGGGCTCTAGGAGGAGCCAAGAACCTGCAGGAATTCAACAAAAAGGTGGACAAGCTGGAGGCATGGATTAAAGAGAAG TATCAAGTTCAAAGTTCCTCACTGCATGCTGAAGGCTATTTCTGTTTAGCATCTTGCTTGGTAGCAGAG GAAGAGGAACAGTGTCTGGTGAATGTCCTGGGGGAAAATGTTGACAAAATGCAGTTGACTAGAAGAATTTTAGATCTGAAACAG GATGAGCAGCTACACAGAAATCTCCACGAGGAAATCAACAACTTGGCACTGAAACTGGAGAAACAAGGGAAGACAGATAGCAAAAACATATCCAGCAGGAGGAAACAcatcaataaaat GTGGCTGAAGATGCAGTCGCATCTGAAAAACTACCATGAAAATCTTCATCTGGCCCTGGAAGTGTCCTCATTTTACCATCAGGCTGATAATATATTATTCGCTATAAACAGCATG AGGAAAAACATGTCTGTATTGAAAGACGTGGACAGCTTTGGAGATAGAGAAATGCGTGAGATCGCCAGTCAGATCATG ATGCTTGATGTGAGTGTATCCCAGCTGTTGAATCTCCACCCCACCCTGGCTGCCAGTATCACACAGAAGCAGAGTGAGGTGAAGGATTGCTGGGCACTTCTTCAGAAGCTTTTCAG GAGTGACAAGAccacgctctctctctctggctccACTTTCACCAGGGAAGCTTCTGACCTCCTGACACTGGCCCAAGAACCCCAGTGCAACATGGGAATGGAGGCAAATGGTATCATGGGAAAGGAGGTGAAGGAGGAGAAGAATCATCTGAAAGGCTGTGCT AGTACTGCTGACGGTGGGAGTGGTAGACGAACACAGAGCTGCCAAAGCCAGGAGCAGCAATCAGTGAACCACACCTCTTTACCAATGAGAGACAGCCCTGTCTGCACTGATGATGCTATTGTCAGAAATCAATTGAAGGGGGAAAG CAGGAAGCCCAGAACAGAACCCAAGATTGCCACCCCCTCTCCAGGCCACCCACAGCTTCACATACAGCTTCAGAGGTTCACTGTGTCTGCTGACAAG ACTTTGTCATGGCTCAAAGACAACGTGTCCATGGCTACACAGGTGTGTTCAATAGCCAGTTTTGAGGGGCTGGAAGCAGCAAAGAGGTGTCAGCAAACCGTTGAGCAGGAAATCCTTAACAACCGAGCCAGGATAGAGGTGGTCAAAAAG GAGGGCCACGGGCTGGTCCGGGCACAGCACCCAGGAAGCACAAAGATCGAGGAGTTCCTTGGCCAGCTGGAAGTCCTGTGGGAAGAACTGAGGAAGAGGCACCAAAGGAATGCTGTCTTTCTCCAGGCCTCAGAAGAGCTGGGTTTTAGg GTTGTGAAAGTGCTCCAGGCCCTTGGCAGCTTGGAGGCCTGGCTGGAGTCTGTGGAGCTTTCCATGAAGGAATCTGTCTTAGCCGGTGACCCTGAAACAATGAGCATGGCTGAGAGGGAAAGCCGTTTGCTGGAGAAAGAGGTGGCATCCCGCAGCCTGGAACTCAGTGCTCTGAGGCAGGAGGTGGACCGCCTTCATAGTCACAGCCACCCACGTACACGAGGGCTACCAGCACGcatggaggaggtggagaaaaA GTACCACCGTGTCCAAAGTGCCCTGACCCAGCAGAGCTCTGAGCTGCAGGATACGCGCATGCTGACTGAGTTCCTGGAACGTGTGGAGCTGGAGGAAAGCCAGGATCTTAGTGGTAGTCAGTACAGATTAGGGCAG CCTCTCCACAGTGAAAATTCCCCACCTCCTACTTTGCTGACACTTCAGAACAGCGGCAGTGGTGAGCCTCTGATAGAGACCATGGGAGACCCCGTGGAAGAGCTACGAGAGGCTGTAGAGATGCTGAATGACACAGTGAGAGAACGAGGTCGGTCACAAAGCCACGACCAGGCTATCCAGGAGCTGATGAGCAAG CATGCCAGCCTGGCAGTGCGTGTGGAGGAGTGCGTGTGCTTCAGCAAGGATCTGAGCCTGGACATCCTGGAGAAGGAGACAGACATGGCCATCCAGTGTGAGCCAGATCGCTGTGGCCTAGAGGCTCTGCAGGAGGAGCAGGACCACCTGGAG ATTGACTACGAAATCATCAGGGAGGAGGTAAAGGAGTTGCAGGACCAGGCTTCTCGACTGAAGGATCTGTGCCCAGAGAGAGTGCACGTACTAGATGCAAAAATTCAGGCTACACTGCAGGCCTGGAACGAGCTGGGAAAGAGCGTGACAGAGAACAAATCACGTCTGGAAGAGTTTGCGCAGCTCCAGGACTTCTTCAGGAGCTACCTCGCCATGAT CTCATGGACAGAAGACACCAGGTCATGCATTTTCTCAGATACCACCTTGCATTTTGGGAAAGACGGGCAGACACCACTGGTTGCAGAGCTGGATATGCAAATTGAGCAAAAGTTTGAGGAGTTTGATGAGCTGGCCGCCACAGGCAAAAATCTTTTAGACAAGGAGCACCACCTCACACAGATG GTAAGAGAGCGTATGGAGGAACTGAGGAGCATGCTTGGGTGGATCTTGGTACACTGGAGGGCTCAAAAGCAACAGTGGCTCCACAAGAAGAGCAGACAGGAGCCTTCACAGGACAACATTTACTTTGAGGCGACAATGTGCCCGCCATCGACAGAG AATTCAGCTCCTGAGCCAGAGCCCTTCCATTCCCATCAATCCCCAGTTGTCACCCCTACTGAAGACACAACAAAGGCAAGAAATAGCCAGCCATTGTGTTTGGTGCCCAGACATGCTGAGAAACATAAAGAggagccatcagaagatgggtatgAGATCATGAACAGCATTGGACCCCAGGATGATCCTCCTAAAGCCAACATGCTGGTGCTTAAAGAGGGCAGCAGCCCTCCTGTGGGGGGAACAGTCAACCTCATCCTTAGCTTTGGTAACACAGGGGACAGCCAGGTTCAGGTACTTGACCTTCCTGCTGGGACAAAAGAGGTAGTGGAGGAGACCTCTGAGCCTGTCCACAGG GACCCGTCAGTGAGTCTCCTGTCAGTTCATATGGGTTTGGATGGGATCAGTCAGCAAAGGAAAGCCTCACAGAGCCAAGAGGACTTGAAGAAACCTCAGGAGCATGTGGCCTCAGGGTGGCACTGTTTCACCTCA AGTGGAAAACCTGAGCTGCAGTCTATGGAGGGGATGCTTGAGAGGAAGCACAAGCTGCAGCTGGGAGGGAAGAAA GCAGCCTCCAGAGGTTGGAACTCCTACCACGCTGTCCTATATAGACACACCTTGTGCTTCTACCAGGATAGAAAGGAGACTCTGAGG AGTTCTGCATGTGGCCTGCCACTGAACCTCATGGGAGCAGAGTGTTTACCTTTCCCAGAATATACCAAAAAACCCAACTGCTTTCGATTAAG GCTCCGTGATGGGTCTGAATATCTGTTTAATGCATCTTCACGCTTTATGATGAAGAAATGGATAATGAAAATACAAGCAAGCACAG gtcagACAGTGTGTAGATCTTCAATATTAGGTGTCCCTTTTGATGAAGACCTCCCCAGTTCCTT AAAGCCCCCCTTCTGTTTTGGATGTCATGATCCAGACGGTTGCCACTGTTCCTCTCAACATGATGTCACCCAACCGTTTCCCAGGCACAACCCACCGGGTACCACCCAGACCAAAGAAATTGTTGTCCTCACCAGAGAGTTGAATCACATGCCACAGAGTCACTTCAAGCGTTTGGATGAACATTTAATCTCATCCTCAGATGCGGGCTGCTGTG ATGTTGATAAAGGCAGCTTAAAGCAGATGATGACTCACGGACTCTCTGGAGTCTTCAAAGACAACGCCTCTTCCTCTCCCCACTCCCCTTTATGCAGTGGTCAAGACTGGCTAAGTAGCAAGCGTCGCTCCCACTCCTTTACTTCAT CAACTTACCAAAAGATCAAACCCATGTTGCGCACCCCTGGAGGCAAAGGCCTGGAAACAGGCTCCAACTACTGTGTGACTCTGGTGGTGGGAGACAAGTCAACAGACAGCGCATCAGCAAGCACAAGCTCTGAGCCTCCACTGCTGGCTTTGGCTGGGTGGGAGCAGGACAGATATCAGGACGCAGCTCTGAGGAGCTACGTGAGCCTGCCGCGGCCACGCAACAAGTCTGTCTTCAAAAAGTTCTTTGGGAAAAGGGACCTCTGA